A stretch of DNA from Synechococcus sp. JA-3-3Ab:
GTCAACTGTTGGAGCAGCCTCTTTCCCCCCGCTCCTGGAGCCTTTCCTTCGTCTCGCCCACCAGCTTTCGCCACCGGGGCCACCATCTGCCGCTGCCGATCCCTCGCAACCTGTTCCACAGCTATCTGCGCCGTTGGAACGATTTTTCCGGTCTGCCCATCGAGGCGGAGCCTTTTCTGGATTGGGTGGATGGGGAAGTGATCATCCAGCGGCACCGTCTGGAATCGGTGAAAACCACCGCAGGTCGCCAGGGATCCGTGACGGGATTCATCGGCTGTGTGCAGTTGGCTGTCTCCTCCCGTGCGCCTGAGCTGTTGCAGCAGCAGCTCCAAGCCCTGATCCACCTTGCCCCCTACTGCGGCACCGGCCACAAAACCCCCTTTGGGCTGGGGCAAACCCGCCTCGGTTGGCTGGCCGAAGAGCTGCCCGCCACCCCCGTCCTTTGCCGGGAAGAGCAACTGGCCCGGCGCATCGAGGAGCTGAGCGCCCTCTTTCTCAGCCAGCGGCAACGACAAGGGGGATCCCGCGCCGAAAAAACTGCCCAACTGTGGGCGACGATCCTGGCCCGCCGCGAAGGTGGAGAGAGCTTACAACAGATCGCCGCTGATTTGGAGATGCCCTACGAGACGGTGAAGACCTATGCCAAGCTGGCCCGCCGCTCTCTCCAGTCTGGATCCCAGGACTACTCGTCGAGCAGTCTTCCCTAGATGACTTGAGGTACTTTGTTGAGCCTGATACATTCACGCTGAACTCTCCTGAACATGGTTCAGGAAAGAAGCGATCGCATCCTGCCTATCTCTGAGCAGGAAGGCGGTATCCCGCAAAGCCCTGAGGAATACCCCCCGAGCGCTTTCCCCCTTCACTTCCCGGCAACCGTTGCGGTGGACTCAAGGATCAGGGGGAAACTTGGTCTACTATATCCCTCTCAATGACTTTTGCCAAACCGCCTAAAGCTCAGTAAATTCAGCAAAGTTCAGGGTTTTGGGGGTTAGAGGCATGCTCTTGCAGGGAGAAGGTAGAGATCAACCTCACTTCTCTTTGCTCATTACTCGCTTCTCTCTAGTTTCCGTCCCCTTGCGGGGAAAAGGTAGGGATCAACGTTACTCACTGTAGAACACGAATTGCGTGATGAAAACTGTTTCCGTCCCCTTGCGGGGAAAAGGTAGGGATCAACCATAAACCAAGTATGCAGCGTAGTCTAGATACTGTTCAGTTTCCGTCCCCTTGCGGGGAAAAGGTAGGGATCAACAGTAGAGCAGGATGGCGGCAAATTCGAGAAATGTGTGAAGTTTCCGTCCCCTTGCGGGGAAAAGGTAGGGATCAACTCTAACTAGAGTAATACCTGGGTTTAACTGTGAACCAGGAGAGTTTCCGTCCCCTTGCGGGGAAAAGGTAGGGATCAACGACTGGGCAGTGGCATGCCTCCTGAACTAACCTAACGTTTCCGTCCCCTTGCGGGGAAAAGGTAGGGATCAACGCGGATTTCATGTTGTGCCCGACAGTAGCCTTACTTTGTTTCCGTCCCCTTGCGGGGAAAAGGTAGGGATCAACACGATCCAGTGGGGACGTGGACGCTGGACCATTAACTGGTTTCCGTCCCCTTGCGGGGAAAAGGTAGGGATCAACGGCAAAGGTATTTACTCCTTAGACTAAGTAAAAGGGCAGTTTCCGTCCCCTTGCGGGGAAAAGGTAGGGATCAACCGGACAAAATTGTCAAAGGACAAGCCAAGACTCTGAAGCGTTTCCGTCCCCTTGCGGGGAAAAGGTAGGGATCAACGGGTGGATTCCGACTGAAACCGGTTTGGCTACCCGAGTGTTTCCGTCCCCTTGCGGGGAAAAGGTAGGGATCAACGGGGCACAGATGTCGTGTTCTACGATCTGGAAACAGTCGTAGAGTTTCCGTCCCCTTGCGGGGAAAAGGTAGGGATCAACAACAAAGGCCTTCGTGGTATGGTTAAACTTCGCAGTTTCCGTCCCCTTGCGGGGAAAAGGTAGGGATCAACTGTAGATAAACCGGACACCGCTTTTGGTGCGTTGGAGTTTCCGTCCCCTTGCGGGGAAAAGGTAGGGATCAACAACGGGTTCTCCCTCAAGGAGGCGCCCGCCATACTGAGAGGTTTCCGTCCCCTTGCGGGGAAAAGGTAGGGATCAACTTTTTAGAGGGGCAGAGTTTGTATAGACTGCCTAGGAGGGTTTCCGTCCCCTTGCGGGGAAAAGGTAGGGATCAACAACCATCGCTGGATCGGGGTTAATTCCCTCACTAATGCGTTTCCGTCCCCTTGCGGGGAAAAGGTAGGGATCAACGGGGCTAACCAAACTGGGTTAGCCTAGATCATCTGCAAAAGTTTCCGTCCCCTTGCGGGGAAAAGGTAGGGATCAACGAGGGCCGTCTCCTGACTGCCGGAACCTTCTTGGTGAGTTTCCGTCCCCTTGCGGGGAAAAGGTAGGGATCAACAGTAATCTGAGGGTTGGGACAAGAGGTTTTATATAACTCAGGTTTCCGTCCCCTTGCGGGGAAAAGGTAGGGATCAACTTCCAGTAGTAGTTGCGACCCCCGATTTCCCTCACTGTTTCCGTCCCCTTGCGGGGAAAAGGTAGGGATCAACAAATTTATCTTTAAAGACCCGAACGAGTATATGTTCTGTTTCCGTCCCCTTGCGGGGAAAAGGTAGGGATCAACCTAACCTAGATCTCGATATCACAAGTGAGGTAGAACGTTTCCGTCCCCTTGCGGGGAAAAGGTAGGGATCAACCTACCTATACGGTAGTAAAAACCTCTACATCCGTCACTGCTAGTTTCCGTCCCCTTGCGGGGAAAAGGTAGGGATCAACTGTGGACTAGTGACGGTGTTGGCGGTCGCAAGCTAACCTTCGTTTCCGTCCCCTTGCGGGGAAAAGGTAGGGATCAACTCGGCTAGAAACCGAGTACAAAGCCGCACTTGCAAAACAGTTTCCGTCCCCTTGCGGGGAAAAGGTAGGGATCAACGTTCGAACCACCAACTTGGGTGGTTCGACAATAACTTGTTTCCGTCCCCTTGCGGGGAAAAGGTAGGGATCAACTTGTTATGCAACTACTGGAACCGGTGTTCACCGTCATTGTTTCCGTCCCCTTGCGGGGAAAAGGTAGGGATCAACTCCATGTTGTTGATTAACCACATGACCTCATTTTGGGTCGTTTCCGTCCCCTTGCGGGGAAAAGGTAGGGATCAACGTTAAGAATGCCCTAAAGTTGTCCAGTGATCAACTGGCGTTTCCGTCCCCTTGCGGGGAAAAGGTAGGGATCAACAGTGAAAACCAGGATCCAAAAGGCGAAAGCCTGCGGGTTCTGTTTCCGTCCCCTTGCGGGGAAAAGGTAGGGATCAACGAATGTCAG
This window harbors:
- the cas6 gene encoding CRISPR-associated endoribonuclease Cas6, which translates into the protein MLTKLSFSEPPVAGAENSKWPAGSELVGIALEVQAPQPYLLDPHYAKGLHAWFLSQVQETDPQLSAYLHDGESEKPFTLSRLMGPFREQGGRLLIPPQIPFRWSITALNPQVVEWLREWCRRLPPWLELRGSPLQILGWKVSAPPRTYRQLLEQPLSPRSWSLSFVSPTSFRHRGHHLPLPIPRNLFHSYLRRWNDFSGLPIEAEPFLDWVDGEVIIQRHRLESVKTTAGRQGSVTGFIGCVQLAVSSRAPELLQQQLQALIHLAPYCGTGHKTPFGLGQTRLGWLAEELPATPVLCREEQLARRIEELSALFLSQRQRQGGSRAEKTAQLWATILARREGGESLQQIAADLEMPYETVKTYAKLARRSLQSGSQDYSSSSLP